Sequence from the Papilio machaon chromosome 21, ilPapMach1.1, whole genome shotgun sequence genome:
GTCACCGGCCACCATGTTTGCCATACCACTGTTGCGGACCATGGCCATGACACGGGAACCACTGTTAAGTAACAATTATCATTACTTTGTGtgaaacttacaaaaaaaaagtgtaatgtaacaaattcctaaatctaaaaaattatGCACGTAAGACTGTAAGTGGAACTAACTTGGGCGTCCTGCCTACAACTTCGAAACCCTGCACGCATTCCTGGTTCAGCCTGCCACGAGCTACCGCGTCGACTGTGACGCGGCCCATTGCTGTCATTACATCACGGAAGTTCAAAGCCGCGCAGTAAACctgaaagttaattttattaagtgatataaaagaaaagcaataattttgtctcatatttcaatttaatgcaTGGTTACTTACTTGAATAAGAATCTTTTCTGGATTTTTGAATTGATGATTTTGCTTAAGGCTACCTTCTAACCATTTCAATGAAGAGAGATCACCGATAGTTGTCGTGTTAACAAAAGCGTGTGCAGCCTTCACAGTTTCCAAATCTCCCAGCAACAAGTGCCGGTAAGTTCCCCATTGACCCTGAAAAATCAGATCCagatgtaacaaaattatgttaagtGGTGGTTACCTATGACAGTGGGAAAACTTCTATCACAGTTTCTTAGTAATGCCACTTACATCTTGATAAACATTCAAAGCAAGATCCTTATCTAATTGTTCCTCATAGAATTCCAAGTCTGGGTTAAAAGGTGGTGCGGATGGGTCGGCTATAAGTAGACCGTACACAATTTCCCCACCAGGTTCCCTTCTCAAACAATTGACAAGACCCAAAAGACCGTTAATAGGCTCGTCTTGACTGTATAGTACTAGTTTCTGTCCCTCTTTGAGTTCATCCTTGACTTTGTCGATCCAAGAGAATTCCTGATCTGCTGCCATAATTCTAATGAATTTAGCAGGTTTAGCTCCAATTCTTTTTCTGAACATGACGACAAATTCTAGCCCAGTATCATGAATAGTTACTATGTCGTACTTATCCGAGTATTCTTTTGGATTGGGACGGTTTTTTTCGCGACTAATAATGAAACATTTGTCTCTTAATGTTGACACGGCTTGTTGAAGAacctgaaaatattatttcgtcagtattaagtttaaacacgataataattattttagtaagaaATTATCTAATTACATCTGGTCTTTGTAAAAGATTTGCTCCAACGAAAATAACAGTATTGCTTTCGccggttaattttttattttctacggTAATGTGGGAAGGCATTTCAAGTGGTTCCTCTGATACAACTAGTAGTTCTGCCTGCACTAGCGGCAGATCTCCAAGCACGTCAGCGACTGTCTCGATGACTGGACTaagttcatttgttttgtattctTCGTCGACAACTTCGATGCTCTTGactttgtatgtttgtatgttttctagaattatttgaatattagcACGCAGGATATCTTCCATCTGTGTAATAACAAACTCATTATTAGTAACGAAATGTATCAGAAATAGTTACATCATAACttattgtgttattttgtaatttacctTCATCTTGTTTTGACCAAAGTTAGCAACAAATTCATTTTTCTCAAGAACAGGAACTCCTAGTGGTATCTTCTTAGATATGGGTGTTGCGTGAAGACCTCTGATTTCAACACCACCAGCTCTGAGAATTACAATAAGAagtagaaatataataaagcaatataaatatattaatcccTTTAATTATATCCCTTCTGTCTGGAGCCTAGAACTGAATCAATTTTGTAAACTGAGCTGTCATTCGATACGTATTCTTTCAATGAGTTTCGTTATTCGTTTTACTTGTTCATTTACCTGATAACGTCGACATCTGGGTAGACGCGTATTTCAAATGATTGTCTGTTGGAGTCCGGGTTCATGTTAGAGATGGCGCTGTAGTGCATGGCGGCGTCGATGCAGAGCTTCTCTATCCTGGTAGGCACGAAGAGGCCGCGCGTGTCCTGTCCTACGATCTTGAGCTGCAGCATGCAGTCCATGAAGGTGACCCAGTTGTTGACCCACGCGAGGCGGCCTCGAGTGCCTTCCACATTGCAACCGATTACGCCACGGAACAGGCCActgaaatgaatttattattaaatattgttgaagCTAGGACTGAACTTCAATAGATTTTACCAGTAAATATCAGAAATTAAACAACTAAGTATTACGGTCTTATGTGTTGACAAACTAATTTATCATGGCCGTTTGAGCGTTATTGTTAAAGTGATTAATGTGCAAATGATGTTTGGTAATTACGCTTCAAAATTGAAtacagtgggcctagcacgaatatttgcgacaattatttcaaaatttgtatgagatttgctggtgtactttacgcccaaCTGGGGGCGctgcaaaaattttaatccaTATTctgtcgatgacgatacgatggcaCATGTCACAATTATTCGTGTTAGGCCCACAGAACCCGAGGCGTTATGATAAATTCCGCCAAAATcatatgaattaattatagtaaaattacGAAAGAACAAAAAcgaaactaaatattaaaaacatttgtttataatgcaattttttacCTATATTGGTAACCTCTAAGACGCAATTCCTTGTAGAAGTCTTTGGTAAGCATGTGTCTGACTTCGGGTCCTGTGACCTCGGGCGGCGCGGGGAGCACGCGGTATTCTTGTCCAACATTCTTCTTGGCGTAAATGCGACCTGTCACTATTGACGCACCGCTTTCTACAATCTGCAATACAAGGAAAGAGGGCTTTAcggttatatttataacggATAACAATCTTAAgtccttaaatatattttaaaagaaaaaggtgtaaattttttgatatCAACAACAAATTCTAACCTCAAAGTTCCCACTGCCCTTCTGTATCATGACGATAAACTCCAAGTTGCCCTCTTTAGGTATGTTGGTGGCTCTCTGGAAGCGGACGTTCTCGAAGACAACGGACACTTCCGTGTAGAGCTCGCCCATCATCATGCCCAGCGTCTCCCACACTAGTACCAGGTACCCGGTGGCAGGGTAGAGGTTGCGACCTGTGATTAACATAAAcgcatatatattttattcttggaattgttaaattaagggaaatataatattaagaatataTTACCATCGACAACGTGTCCAGCCATGTACTCGCTGTCTTCATCGATGATAGACATTCTGACTGTCCTTTCCCCGGACTTCATTTTCTCTTGTGCCTTGTATGATGTTACGTACCTAAGAGTACACGGGATATCGtcaaatcattatttaaaattcataagaTGACAtttgtacttaaaaaaattactattggTAGACAATATTTTGCAAATCCTATCAGAGGTCTGAGATATGGAATTGCTTccaacattattataaaagaataccacaaatattattagtgAAGtgacaagtaaaataaatagcatCAAAGAATTACATGTACAGAGAAAAAGATGGCATCACTAACATTTTACCTCATGGTAACGTTCTTTGTAAAGtggaattgttttaataataatgagaTTGACACTCGTcgatattaaaactttaaaaaatctcaCCAATCTTCACTGTGTTCCCATTCGACAAGGTGCGATAACATCGGCGTGCCCTGTGACACAGGGAACTCGACGTGCGGGTACAAGTTAGCCAGCTGCGGGTTCAGTCCCGTCTcgtataacctaaaaatattattgtgacatattaaatttatcaatctTTTCGTAATCCTAATAATTGATGTTCATCAGACATTTTGGTGTTTACAGTATTttgcttttctttatttacttaattttatatactcagaatattattcattaataactttttgtaatattttcttcttGTCTGTGGgactagcacgaatatttgtgcaGTGTACCTATAGGGCATAAAGTaaaccaaaaatctcatattaattttgacatcaTTGATAATGACGATACGACGACGATTAACGCAAAcattcgtgctaggtccactGATCTcctataacataaatattttgggAACATATAACTTACTTTCCTAAGGCGTTTAACAGTACTTGAACATTATCTTCGTGCTTCCTCTGCGTGAGGGCGACGTTCATTACTTCCTCCTTGAGCGAACGGCGCAGGATGGCTTGCAGCAGACCATGCGGAGCTATTTCGACTGTAATCGCGTTGGGATGGATGAGGCGCGCCGCTTCTTCGAATAGCACTGGACTCTGAGgaatttaattagaattaaaacaTCGTTAATCGTATCTCTTATACGAAATAATTAAGACAGCCTTCTGATCGATCATTTATCATTCACGGAATCCGCCTTACTTCGATAATCGTAATACCATGGAAAGATAGTCTTGgaacagttaaataaataacggaGAGAAACGAGgcgttagttttaaaaaagacGATTATAAGTTATTACCAATAGGTTGTTGGTGTGGTATTCTGCTGATGATAGTTCAGCTCTAGGGTCTTTCCATAAAGCTTGAGGCACAGAAGTCGACACCCAGCGCTCGGACCTGGGCTTGGGGTCCTTGATCACTTCTCGTAGGTATTTCAGTAATTTGGGacctttttaagaaataaataagatatagAAAGCTAcacattctttttattttaatattttttcaatttaatttaattttaatcttatcatttatttaaaattatgtaaattaactaattttgaaatgttttatttagttttgattttttctttacattttttgttttactttttaagattttaatcataatgttttttctttcaaaactttttttgaatactaagggtaattttttaagaaatttaatttttcttgtaaCAAAATAGTTACCAGCATCAGCGATGTATCTGGAGTGGTATGCGATGTTGGAGCAGGGCACCTCCTTGGCGAACACCCCCTGTTGGCTCAGCTGCGCCACGAATTTCTGCATGATGTCGGCGGGGCCCGAGATGGTGCTCGAGTCGGGTCCGTTGTGACACGCTACCTCGATCTCCGGCGGGCACATTGATTTGATCTGTTCCcacaaaaatttcattaattttcctTCTCAATAGTTTGTTTCCATCTCAAATTATTCGTACACTCTTTTAATTAGATTTCATGTAATTTATCTGAGAAGAAagtcaaagatatgtgtgaagtcaccTCGCACTGGACctgcgtggttgactatggcctagtcacccctgacttagggtaggctccgaccccctcagtggggacgtatagtgagctgatgatgatgaaatataatttcttttacttttatttaacaaagaaaagTAACCTGATTGTATCCTAATCCGACTGCAGCCATAGATCCTTTGATGAAGGGCGTCTCAATGGAGGCGAGGCCGCGGCTGTAGGCCGACAGGATCATCTCCTCCGCAGTGAAGCAACCGTCAGCATACGCACATCCCAGCTCACCCACACTGTGACCTGGTTGCCAATACATTATATAGTTAACAAATTCTGTAATTtggtcaaattattatttatgaaggAAGACTGAAAAAAGTATGGATAGGTTGTGTGTAAGAGGATATTCATTAGAAGGAGGCGAATCTATTTACGACGGCTGATAGAGGTGTATGAAAGAGTAGTAACATTTTGTGCCGACCCTTTGTAGAGAAAAGGCAGGATGATGATAGAGCTGAAGTATGTACTGACATAACTTAAGAGTCATTTAGACTTACCAATGATGTAGTCTGGCTGGATGCCGACAGCTCTGAGCACGTCGGTGAGGCCTATCTGCACAGCCGCGATACCAATAAAGGAGTTGAGGATGTTGTCGTATATACGCGGGTCAGGATCCGTCACTATCTTTGTCAGGTTGATGCCTTTCGGTTCTAACACTTTATGACATCTATAAAAACGAAGTTAAagagtataataaatatgtcactTGAAAAACAAACTAGAGTTATAAGGTGATCACTAAGGTAGTCACTTAATGTCAGCAAGACTCATCTAACATCTAAgaacgaataaaataatagtatgGCAGATAAATTGTGTTTAGAGATGTGTACTGACTTGTGTATAGCGGCGGCAAAGACCGGTATCCTCATGAGCTGGGTGGCCATACCAGCCCACTGGGAGCCCATGCCGGAGTACACGAACCACACAGGCCGCTGCACGCCGGAGAAGTACTGGATGTCGCGGAATAAGCTCACACTCTTTGTTGGAGTCGATCCTACAGCAGAAACAGAAATAAGCATGTTTTAATCAAATGCATATGCAATCACAACATTTATTGTGCTCTtaagaacatttaatttgatttctattttattagtacTATGTATTGTTGCACCAGAATTTGAATCGTTACTCCATAAATTATGTGTTCTTTATCAAATGTTCTTACTTACCGAGTAATGTGTACCCTCGCACGACGTGTCCGGCGATGTCCTCGTTGTGTATGGCGTGCAGCAGGCGGACCAGCTCTACGTCGACGGTGCGGGACTCCAGATCGTCCAGTAGGCGAGCGACTGCGGCCTCCGTGCGCCCTGACACGCACACCAGCCGCGGTAAGTCATCCGACGGCATTCCATTGTTTACCTATAGACATTTGGTTCGATTTATCTTAATAACGTCTTGATATAGAATAGATCAAATAAGCACGTTATAGTGTGGTCTTTTTCTTTGCTGACTTTAAATGCTTCTGATACCTGCCTTCTCTATTCTTCGTTCTATATAGGTAGGTGGCAATAATTCTGTAACCACGACCCACCTAATTCTGGGTTTTACAGCACCTGTATATTGCAGTTGCTTAACATCAGGGGAAAAGCTTGTCCGTTACGAATATACTCtacttttcatatttaaatacgtGAACCTAATTTCTGGCTAAAgtaaacttgtattaatatcTCTTTGTAATGGTGACCTTTTGTTTGCCGACGTTCTTGAGAAGCACGTGCGCGTTGGCACCGCCGAAGCCGAAGCTGTTGATGCCGGAGAGACCACGGCCCCAGGGCTGCTTGTCTGTCACCACCTGCATACGGCCCTCCGACAGCGCTGCCACGCCCTCGCGCGGTACTTTGTAGTTTAAATTTGGGGGGATGTATCCAGTGCTGTATGCTATGCAGAGCTGAAAATTAAGTACAGAATTTGGTACACTATTGACCATGCAGATGACCGTTGTGGAATTCATTGAGGAAAGCTCACAGTAGACAGACACAGGCAGATGATGACGATGATGcacatttatcatttttttatgtagtatacaatttgaaaaaaggtAGAATTCATGTATCGTTATGAGAGGTGATATGATTTATGGACTAACTTTAGCGATAGAACAAAGTCCGGAGGCGGGCTCGCTGTGACCCAGGTTGGACTTAATGGAGCCAATCATGAGTGGTTCGGAGCGCCCCGTGCAGAACACCTCGTCGATGGCCAGCAGCTCTTCGGGGTCGCCCACACGAGTACCTGTAAAACACAATGATGGACTTCCAAACaaactgtaatttatttacgaagcactaaaaaattaagttcatGTTAAGACAGGTCCTCCTAGGGTTGACGGTGATATTCGTGTGGGATGACTTTAGATCCGATTAGATCTATATACCAGTGCCGTGAGCTTCGACGAATTCTAATGTAGATGGTGGTATGGAGCACTCCTCGTAGAACTCGTTGAGGAGCAGCTTCTGGATCTGTCCCGCGGGATACGTGATACCCTGCTCCTTGTACCCGTCACAGTTCGTTTTCGCGTGGAGCAGCTGAGCATATACTCTGCAAGGAAAACCTTAATTGTTCATTatgcttaatttaaattaatgttgtgTGCATTGTCCGTAGAGGGCATTAGTGTGTAAGATTTTGTAATAACACGTTCAAGGGCTTTAACTATTATACTCGTCTACAGACAAAACCTATAATTGAGTATAGATAAATTGgctttaatttgtaacatcATAATTCGTCTACAGACGATTAGACGACTTTTAAAGTCTTATAAATTgctaatacaatttttaattttaaaacacaagaAAAATCCTTTTACGCGGATACGAAAGGAAAATGAtagttaaacatttaatacaagAAACTAGATTCGCTTATATTGTATgaatccattttatttttaattagtttttactGAAGCTTGTTAGTATGCTAAAcagttcattttaaaaaacagctaaaataagattaatagCAACGtaacgtaattttattaaaaaaaataacaatagtcaAATGTTAtgattattcatttaaaaaaagatagtttttatatctataagaCATTGTCACTGTTATCTATTTTCCCACAAGAAAAATCAAACGAGAAACTaggttttttgtattattcacCTTCGGGAATCTTTAGCTTTTTGTAGGAAACATACGACGATTGCTTCAGAGCGCGCGTAGCCGTTTGCATTATTGTCAAAACTTTTGCAGCGACCGTCAGGCGACAACACTCCCAATCTGGTaaagaaatcaaataatacaataaaatttatccaAGAAGAAAGCAAGAACATAATATTAGgaactaaaaataaagatattttcacAATTTACCTCGAGAACTGTAGAGAGACATAGGGGTGCAGACAGAGGTTGGAGCCGCCGACGATGGCGGCGTCGCAGTGACCATCACGAATGGCTCTGAAGGCGTGCTCTAGGGCGTATAGCGAGCTGGAGCAGGCCGAGTCCACCGTGTATGAAGGACCGGTTACTCCCAGCCAATAGGAGATACGATTTGCTAACATGGCGCGAGAACATCTGTTGGTGACACAATAGAATTCAAAAACTTCACGTTTTGAAAGTTTACTTTTGGCTTTTACAAGCTTTTGCCTCCGACTTCGTTCCCGTGAAAGTAAAAATCTGTATTTCAATTACtgtgtaaaaagaaaaaacatagaaaaggtagccttatattatttac
This genomic interval carries:
- the LOC106713011 gene encoding fatty acid synthase-like, which gives rise to MPPTTVAEDRLTSGHRLSHPTPGDEVLITGCSGYFPDSDSVIHLQENLFNKVDLISGDGRRWKLAHPEIPQRTGKINNVNKFDASFFGVHFKQAHTMDPMCRILLEKAYEAVIDAGFNPKELRNTKTGVFIGACFSESEKTWFYEKMQVNGFGVTGCSRAMLANRISYWLGVTGPSYTVDSACSSSLYALEHAFRAIRDGHCDAAIVGGSNLCLHPYVSLQFSRLGVLSPDGRCKSFDNNANGYARSEAIVVCFLQKAKDSRRVYAQLLHAKTNCDGYKEQGITYPAGQIQKLLLNEFYEECSIPPSTLEFVEAHGTGTRVGDPEELLAIDEVFCTGRSEPLMIGSIKSNLGHSEPASGLCSIAKLCIAYSTGYIPPNLNYKVPREGVAALSEGRMQVVTDKQPWGRGLSGINSFGFGGANAHVLLKNVGKQKVNNGMPSDDLPRLVCVSGRTEAAVARLLDDLESRTVDVELVRLLHAIHNEDIAGHVVRGYTLLGSTPTKSVSLFRDIQYFSGVQRPVWFVYSGMGSQWAGMATQLMRIPVFAAAIHKCHKVLEPKGINLTKIVTDPDPRIYDNILNSFIGIAAVQIGLTDVLRAVGIQPDYIIGHSVGELGCAYADGCFTAEEMILSAYSRGLASIETPFIKGSMAAVGLGYNQIKSMCPPEIEVACHNGPDSSTISGPADIMQKFVAQLSQQGVFAKEVPCSNIAYHSRYIADAGPKLLKYLREVIKDPKPRSERWVSTSVPQALWKDPRAELSSAEYHTNNLLSPVLFEEAARLIHPNAITVEIAPHGLLQAILRRSLKEEVMNVALTQRKHEDNVQVLLNALGKLYETGLNPQLANLYPHVEFPVSQGTPMLSHLVEWEHSEDWYVTSYKAQEKMKSGERTVRMSIIDEDSEYMAGHVVDGRNLYPATGYLVLVWETLGMMMGELYTEVSVVFENVRFQRATNIPKEGNLEFIVMIQKGSGNFEIVESGASIVTGRIYAKKNVGQEYRVLPAPPEVTGPEVRHMLTKDFYKELRLRGYQYSGLFRGVIGCNVEGTRGRLAWVNNWVTFMDCMLQLKIVGQDTRGLFVPTRIEKLCIDAAMHYSAISNMNPDSNRQSFEIRVYPDVDVIRAGGVEIRGLHATPISKKIPLGVPVLEKNEFVANFGQNKMKMEDILRANIQIILENIQTYKVKSIEVVDEEYKTNELSPVIETVADVLGDLPLVQAELLVVSEEPLEMPSHITVENKKLTGESNTVIFVGANLLQRPDVLQQAVSTLRDKCFIISREKNRPNPKEYSDKYDIVTIHDTGLEFVVMFRKRIGAKPAKFIRIMAADQEFSWIDKVKDELKEGQKLVLYSQDEPINGLLGLVNCLRREPGGEIVYGLLIADPSAPPFNPDLEFYEEQLDKDLALNVYQDGQWGTYRHLLLGDLETVKAAHAFVNTTTIGDLSSLKWLEGSLKQNHQFKNPEKILIQVYCAALNFRDVMTAMGRVTVDAVARGRLNQECVQGFEVVGRTPNGSRVMAMVRNSGMANMVAGDKILMWSIPDEWTFEEACSVPVAYGTVYYAFVMVAQLQRGESVLIHAGSGGVGQAAINVALHYGCEVFTTVGTPEKRAFIKKLFPQLKDSHIGNSRDTSFEDMIRRETKGKGVDVVLNSLSDEKLQASVRCLGYRGRFLEIGKFDISNNTPIGMYYFLKETSFHGIMLDYIFDQNVEFRKKLQDLLLTGIESGAVRPLTYCIFEKDEVEQAFRYMAAGKHIGKVIVKIRDEERINRPVKPTTVFMDAVPRYTCQEELVYVVVGGLGGFGLELADWLIMRGARKVLLTSRRGISNGYQSSRIRAWSAYGADVRISTHDIVTESGCEEMLKMANSMGPVEAIFNLAVILKDSIFQNQTPETFKISFGPKAIATMNLDKLSRKLCPRLKDFVIFSSVSCGRGNAGQTNYGLSNSVMERICEWRKKLGLPALAVQWGAVGDVGLVADMQDEDVQLEIGGTLQQRISSCLLSLDKFLKQDAPIVSSIVVAEKKAGGSGCGNIVDTVAQIMGIKDLKTVSQQVSLAELGMDSMMAVEIKQTLEREFEIFLTAQDIRTLTFARLVELTAQREAAASTSAARPVQADAAAGLRVFIRNFGDEKLASEPLIYMSTMVSDGGDNEVPIDELEPVMFMVPGLEGCAAVMEPLCRRLKIKICALQLGIEFRNDNLDSMVDRLHQTMKSRLVPGAPFILLGYSFGTLPVLRLASALENDGHNGIVFCIDGAPDFLYSLLTMTLDTKDDVLLQNTLICHTVDTVAPNNDVTSTLMQKLSEIESYEERIKYAITVAPVRQKYSDNFVSAVAAASFDRLKMVLDFKPLEKKLSAPIFLLRPKDPPPFVTCEENYGLDKYTESQVTVHNLEGNHITIIENKDCANIINRILLEKDKNIDTGKTALNVVTSMVENQRTVQI